ACAAGCACCTCGCGCAGGTGCAGCCCTACGTCGACGCCGGCTTCGACCACATCGTGCTGCAGAACGCCGGTCCCGACCCCGACGGCTTCATCGACGCCTGCGCGAGCGGGCTGATCGAGCGGGTGCGCGCGCTCACGCCGTCGTCCTGACCGCGGCCGGGCACGCCGGCCGACAGGCGTGCCCGGCACCGCCCCGGGGTAGCCGTCGTCCGTGAGCGATTCGACGAGCGGCCAGGTCAGCAGGGTCGGGGCGACGGCCGTCCGGGCCGGGGAGATGGGCCAGCGCCACCTGGCCGCGGGTTCCCGGGTCGCGATGCGCCTGTGGGCCGCGGAAGAGCCGGGCGAGGGCAAACCCGAGGCGACCCGCGACTACGAGACCGTGGGCTACGTGATCACCGGCCGGGCCCGGCTGCGTGCGGGGGACCGGACGCTGGAGCTGGGCCCGGGTGACTCCTGGGTGGTGCCGGCCGGCGTGGGCCACACCTACGAGATCGTCGAGACCTTCACCGCGGTGGAGGCGACGTCACCACCGGCGCAGGAGGGCGGCCGGGACGCGCCACCCTCCTGAGCGACCTCGGCTCAGCGGCGGTCGAGCAGCCGCAGCTGGGGACGGCTGGACAGCCGCTTCTCCAGGCCCACCAAGTGCCGGCCGTCGGGATCCTGGCGGAAGTCGAGCCGGTCGACCAGCGCCTGCATGAGCCGGATGCCCGCGCCGCCCTCGACCGGAGGCCGGTCGGCGACCTCCCCGGGGTCGAAGCCGCTGCCGTCGTCGACCACGGTGATCCGGCAGACGTCGTCGCGGATGTCCACCGACACCTCGTACTCGGCGTGCTCGCCGGCGTGCTCGACGACGTTCGCGCAGGCCTCGGTGAGCGCCAGCGTGGTCTCCTCGACGACGGCCCGCTCGATCCGCAGGTGCTCCAGCGCCTGCCGGCACAGCCCGCGGACGAAGGGCACGCTGTCGACGTCGACGGGCAACCGTACGGTGAACGCGATCTCCACGCCGAGCTTCTCCCCATGCGGTCGGGCTACGCTCCCCGGGTCCGTCCACCGCACCGAGGGAGCCCGATCGTGCAGTTCGCCGTCGACCGCACAGCGGTGCACGGACGGCCGGCGCTGAGCGTACGCGGTGAGCTCGACATCGCCACGGTCCCGCAGCTGGCCGAGTGCGTCGAGGCCGAGCTGGCCACGTCGCCGCGCGCCCTGGTGGTCGACCTGACCGAGACGACGTTCCTGGACTCCTCCGGCGCCCGGCAGCTCGTGCGCACCGCCCGCCGGGCGGCCGAGGCCGGCGCGGCCCTGCAGGTGGTCTGCCCCCGGCGCAACACCCCGGTGCGCCTGGTCATCGACCTGCTCGAGCTCGACCGGCTGGTGCCGGTGGTGGAGCAGGCGGGCCGCGCCGACGGGGAGGTCGGGTCGTAGGGGCGCGCCGGTGACGACGCCCGAGCCGCCACGGCCCGCCCTCGACACGACGGCGCCGGCGCCCGCGGCACCGTCCTCCCCGGGCGCCCCGTTCCGCAACGCCGACGCCCTCGCCCGCTGCGCCGACGAGCCGATCGCCGTCCCCGGCGCCGTCCAGCCGCACGGCGCCCTGCTGGCGGTCACCGAGCCCGACCTGGCCGTGGTCGTCGCCTCGGCCAACGCCGCCGACGTCCTCGGCGCCGACGTCACCGGCGCGACGCTGGCCGACCTGCTGACCACCGCCGAGCTCGACCGGCTGCGCGAGGCGCTGGCCGGCGACGTCGCCGGGGCCGAGCCGCTGCGGGTGGCACCCGGCGGCCGCGCGACCGACCTCGTGCTCTCCCGCAGCGGCGGCCTGCTGGTCACGGAGTGGGAGCCGGTCGCCGGTGCGGGGCAGGCCGGCGCCGCCTGGCACCGCCGGCTGCCCACGGTGCTGCAGCGGCTGTCGGCACCGACGACGCTCGAGGGGCTGACCGGCGTCCTGGCCCGCGAGGTGCGCGCGCTCACCGGCTTCGACCGGGTGATGGTCTACCGCTTCGACGCCGGGTGGAACGGCGAGGTGGTGGCCGAGGACCGGCGCGCGGACCTCGAGCCCTTCCTCGGCCTGCACTACCCGGCCAGCGACATCCCCGCCCAGGCGCGCGCGCTCTACGCCACCAACTGGCTGCGGCTGATCCCCGATGCCACCTACTCGCCGGTGCCGCTGGAGCCGGCGCTGGTGCCGGGGACCGGGAGGCCGCTGGACCTGTCGGGCGCGGTGCTGCGCAGCGTCTCCCCGGTGCACCTGGAGTACCTGGCCAACATGGGCGTCACCGCCTCGATGTCGGTCTCGCTGGTCGACCGCGGCCGGCTGTGGGGCCTCGTCGCCTGCCACTCCTACAGCGGCCCGCACCGGCCCTCCTCCGCCGACCGCACCGCCGCGGAGTTCCTCGGCCGCACCGCCTCGCTGCTGCTGCACACCACCGTCGAGGCCGGCGAGCGCGACGCGGCGGTCGCGGTGGCCCAGCGCGAGGCCGAGCTGGCCGCCGCGGTCGGCCGCACCCCGCGCACGCCCGCGACCGCGCTGGTCGACGGCGCGGCCACCGTGCTCGACCTGCTGCCCGCCGCCGGTGCCGCGGTGCGCCTCGGCGGGCGGCTGCGCCTGCTCGGGCGGACGCCGCCGGCCGACCGGGTCGCCGCCGTCGTCCCCGCGGTGCTGCGCGCCGGTGGGGCCACCGACCGGCTGACCCGCGACCTGCCCGGCTTCGACGACGTCGCCGACGACGCCAGCGGGGTGCTCGCCGTCGAGGTCGGCGGCGGGCGGGGCGACTTCCTCGCCTGGTTCCGGCCCGAGACGCCGCGCGAGGTCACCTGGGGCGGGGACCCGTACGCCTCGAAGCTCACCGAGGACGCCGGCGGCCTGCGGCTGAGCCCGCGCCGGTCGTTCGCCCGCTGGACCGAGACCGTGCGCGGCACCGCCCGCCCGTGGCGCGAGCACGAGCTGGCCGCCGCTCGCGCGCTGGCCGGCCACGTCGGCGAGGCCGTGCTGGCCCGCGCCGGTGAGGACGACCGGCTCTCGGCGGCGCTGCAGCGCACGCTGCTGCTCGAGGAGCTGCCGAAGGTGCCCGGCGTCGCCCTCGGCGCGCGGTACCGGCCCAGCGCGGAGGACGTCGTCGGCGGCGACTGGTACGACCTGGTGCC
This region of Geodermatophilus bullaregiensis genomic DNA includes:
- a CDS encoding cupin domain-containing protein; protein product: MSDSTSGQVSRVGATAVRAGEMGQRHLAAGSRVAMRLWAAEEPGEGKPEATRDYETVGYVITGRARLRAGDRTLELGPGDSWVVPAGVGHTYEIVETFTAVEATSPPAQEGGRDAPPS
- a CDS encoding SpoIIE family protein phosphatase, translating into MTTPEPPRPALDTTAPAPAAPSSPGAPFRNADALARCADEPIAVPGAVQPHGALLAVTEPDLAVVVASANAADVLGADVTGATLADLLTTAELDRLREALAGDVAGAEPLRVAPGGRATDLVLSRSGGLLVTEWEPVAGAGQAGAAWHRRLPTVLQRLSAPTTLEGLTGVLAREVRALTGFDRVMVYRFDAGWNGEVVAEDRRADLEPFLGLHYPASDIPAQARALYATNWLRLIPDATYSPVPLEPALVPGTGRPLDLSGAVLRSVSPVHLEYLANMGVTASMSVSLVDRGRLWGLVACHSYSGPHRPSSADRTAAEFLGRTASLLLHTTVEAGERDAAVAVAQREAELAAAVGRTPRTPATALVDGAATVLDLLPAAGAAVRLGGRLRLLGRTPPADRVAAVVPAVLRAGGATDRLTRDLPGFDDVADDASGVLAVEVGGGRGDFLAWFRPETPREVTWGGDPYASKLTEDAGGLRLSPRRSFARWTETVRGTARPWREHELAAARALAGHVGEAVLARAGEDDRLSAALQRTLLLEELPKVPGVALGARYRPSAEDVVGGDWYDLVPLPSGRLAVVLGDVAGHGLSAAAVTAQLRHALRASLLRDEGPAAALTALNQLVAALLPGEMATAVVVQLDPATGELTLASAGHLPAVHTGDGGSRLVTDGRGPAMGLLDAADYPQTALRLDAGDRLLLYSDGLVERRGQDLVERLEVLRTAVATVSGSPQEVADGVVAALDPPGTDDVTVVALARL
- a CDS encoding STAS domain-containing protein — its product is MQFAVDRTAVHGRPALSVRGELDIATVPQLAECVEAELATSPRALVVDLTETTFLDSSGARQLVRTARRAAEAGAALQVVCPRRNTPVRLVIDLLELDRLVPVVEQAGRADGEVGS
- a CDS encoding ATP-binding protein; its protein translation is MEIAFTVRLPVDVDSVPFVRGLCRQALEHLRIERAVVEETTLALTEACANVVEHAGEHAEYEVSVDIRDDVCRITVVDDGSGFDPGEVADRPPVEGGAGIRLMQALVDRLDFRQDPDGRHLVGLEKRLSSRPQLRLLDRR